In the Nocardia asteroides genome, CCGAGTTCGGCATCCGCTTCGAGGTGGGCGTGGTCTCCGCGCACCGCACCCCGCAGCGCATGCTCGACTACGCGAACTCCGCGGCCGAGCGCGGCATCCGGGTGATCATCGCCGGGGCGGGCGGCGCCGCGCACCTGCCCGGCATGGTCGCCGCCGCCACCCCGCTCCCGGTGATCGGCGTCCCGGTGCCGCTGAAGTACCTCGACGGCATGGACTCCCTGCTCTCGATCGTGCAGATGCCCGCGGGCGTCCCGGTCGCCACCGTCTCCATCGGCGGCGCCCGCAACGCCGGTCTGCTCGCCGCCCGCATCCTCGGCACCGCCGACCCGGCGCTGCGCGCCCGCATGGAAACCTTCCAGGCGAATCTCGAGCAACTCGTCCTCGGCAAGGACGAAGCGCTGCGCGCGACGCTGCTCGGCTGAGCTTCTCGATACGCTCGAGTCCGTGACCATCGACGAATCCGCGCGAATCCGTGCAGGCGCCGACACGGCTCGGTTCCGGCTCGCCGTGGTGGAGCAGGCGCTGCTGCTGTTCGCCCAGAAGGGCTACGAGGCCACGACCGTCGACGAGATCGCGGAGGCGGCGGGGATCTCGCGGCGGACCTTCTTCCGGCAGTTCCGGTCGAAGGAGGACGTGATCTTCGCCGACCACGAGTCGCAGCTGGCGCAGGCGGCGGCCTTCCTCGACGGCTCGGACGGCGATCCGTGGGAGGCGGTCTGCACCGCGGTGGTGCAGGTGTTCGAGCGGTTCACGCAGTGGCGGGAGATCGCGGCGCGGCGGTACCGGGTGGTGCGGCAGGTGCCCGCGCTGCGCGAGCGCGAGATCGTCACGGTGTTCCGCTACGAGCGGCTCTTCACCGACTTCCTGCGCGAGCGGCTGCCCGAGGTGCCTGACCTGAGCCGGGTGCAGTTCACCGCCGCCGTCACCGCGACGCACAACTACCTGCTGCGCCGGATGGTGCGCGGCGAGTCCGACGCGGGCGCCGCCGACCTGCGCCAGGAGCTGGCCGCGATCCCGCGCGGGGCGCCGGGCGAGGAGATGGTGGTCGCGGTCTTCCCGCGTGGCATGGCGCCTCGGCGGGTAGCCGACCTGGTGACCAGGCAACTCGGTAGTCTGTGACCCTGGTCACTATCACCGGCCACCTGGCACTGAGTGCCACTCACAAGCCCTGAGTAGCTGAAAAGCGCTCTATACTGAAGGAAAGTGTGGCACGCAGTGCCGGTGAGCACCGACAACCAGAAGTGGAGCCGTCATGGCGGGTAACCCCGATTTCGACCTGTTCAAGCTGGAGGACTTCCACGACGAGCTGCGCGCCGCCATCCGCGCGCTGTCGGAGAAGGAGATCGCCCCGTACGCCAAGGACGTGGACGAGAAGGCCCGCTTCCCCGAAGAGGCGCTGGCGGCGCTCAACGCCTCCGGCTTCAACGCCGTGCACGTGCCGGAGCAGTTCGGCGGCCAGGGCGCCGACTCGGTCGCCACCTGCATCGTGATCGAGGAGGTCGCCCGGGTCTGCGGCTCCTCCTCGCTCATCCCCGCGGTGAACAAGCTCGGCACCATGGGGCTCATCCTGAACGGCTCGGACGAGCTCAAGCAGCAGGTCCTGCCCGACATCGTGAACGGCGAGATGGCCTCCTACGCGCTCTCCGAGCGCGAGGCGGGCTCGGACGCCGCCTCCATGCGCACCCGGGCCAAGCAGGACGGCGACAGCTGGGTGCTCAACGGCTCCAAGTGCTGGATCACCAACGGCGGCAAGTCCTCCTGGTACACCGTGATGGCGGTGACCGACGCCGAGAAGGGCTCGAACGGCATCTCGGCGTTCCTCGTGCACTCCGATGACGAGGGCTTCGTGGTCGGCCCGCTGGAGCACAAGCTCGGCATCAAGGGCTCGCCCACCGCCGAGCTGTACTTCGAGAACTGCCGCATCCCCGGCGACCGCATCGTCGGCGAGCCGGGCACCGGCTTCAAGACCGCGCTGCAGACCCTCGACCACACCCGCCCCACCATCGGCGCGCAGGCCGTCGGGCTGGCCCAGGGCGCGCTGGACGCCGCGATCGCCTACACCAAGGACCGCAAGCAGTTCGGCACCAGGATCGCCGACTTCCAGAACACCCAGTTCATGCTGGCCGACATGGCGATGAAGATCGAGGCCGCCCGGCTCATGGTCTACACCTCCGCGGCCCGCGCCGAGCGCGGCGAGAAGAACCTGGGCTTCATCTCCGCCGCCGCCAAGTGCTTCGCCTCGGACGTCGCCATGGAGGTCACCACCAACGCCGTCCAGCTCTTCGGCGGCGCCGGCTACACCACCGACTTCCCGGTGGAGCGGATGATGCGCGACGCCAAGATCACCCAGATCTACGAGGGCACCAACCAGATCCAGCGGGTCGTCATGTCGCGCGCACTGCTGCGCTGATTCAACCGACTCCGGCGCTGATCCCCGGTACCGTTCGGGTATCGGGGTTCACGCGTGCGCGCGTCCGTATCCGAATCCAGGGTGTCGGGCCACCGCGTACAGGAGGACGATTTCAGGCATGAGTGGGGTGGAGATAACCGACAGATATGTCCGGCGCACTCTTCCCGGCGGGCGGGTCGAGGAAGTGAGCTGGGCGGATCTCGCGGAGGTTCGCATCATCACCAGTACCGACGGGCCCTTCGCCGACGACGTGTTCTTCGTCCTGATCGGGGCGAAGGGCAACGGCTGCGCGGTGCCGCAGTCGGACGGCGGGAAGTCGCTGCTGCACCGGCTGCGGGCGCTGCCGGGCTTCGACAACGAGGCCGTGGTGGCGGCGATGGGGTGCACCACCGATCACCAGTTCCTGTGCTGGCGGCGGTCGAACTGAGTCAGGACGCGACGAGGTCGCGGTATTCGTTGTGCGCGGCGATGAACTGCTCCACGTACCAGCAGGTGGGCAGCACGGTGAAGCCGTGCTCGCGCGAGTCGCGCAGCGCGTACTCGACCACCTCGGCGGCGACCCCGCGGCGGCGGAACTCGGGGAACGTCACGGTGTGGTTGAAATCGCGGACGGTGCCGCGCTCGGCGTAGTCGGCGTACCCGGCCAGCACCTCGTCCACATAGATCTCGAACCTGGTGTCCTCGGCATTGTGTTTGAGCTCGGTGTTCATGCCGGGTAGAACCGCGCGGCGAACCCCGATGTTCCGGTCCTCACAGGATCGCGCCGGGGTTGAGGATGCCGGTCGGGTCGAGCGCGTCCTTGATCCGCCTGGTCAGCGCCATCACGTCGGGGCCGACCTGATCCGGCAGCCAGGCCTTCTTCAACCGGCCGACGCCGTGCTCGCCGGTGATGGTTCCGCCGAGCGCGATGGCCAGGTCCATGATCTCGCCGAAGGCGCGGTGCGCCCGCGCGGTCTGCTCGGCGTCGGCCGGGTCGTGCACGATGAGCGGGTGCGTATTGCCGTCCCCGGCGTGCGCGATCACCGAGACCGTCACCGCGTTGCGCTCGGCGATCTCGGCGATCCCGGAGACCAGGTCGGCGAGCCGGGGCAGCGGCACCCCGACGTCCTCGAGCAGCAGCGGCCCGAGCCGCTCCACCGCCGGGATGGCGAACCGGCGGGCCGCGGTGAACGCCTCGCCCTCCTCCGGGTCGGCGGTGCTGAAAACCTCGGTGGCCCCTGCCTTCTCGCAGGCGGCGACCATCAGCTCGGCCTCGTGCGCGGCGAAGGCGCCCGGCGCGTCGGAGCGGGCGACCAGCAGCGCGGCGGCCGAGCGGTCCAGCCCCATGCGCAGCTCGTCCTCGACCGCGTTGACCGCGACCGCGTCCATGAACTCCAGCATGGCCGGGCGCAGCGCGGCGGTGATGGCGAGGATCGCCTCGGTGGCGGAGTGCAGGTCGGCGAAGCTCGCGACGACGGTGCTGAGCGGTGGCTGCGCGGGCAGCAGCCGCAGGGTGAGCTCGGTGATCACGCCGAGCGTTCCCTCGCTGCCGACGAAGAGCTTGGTGAGCGAGAGCCCGGCGGAGTCCTTGAGCCGCGGCCCGCCCAGCCGCACCGGGGTTCCTTCGGCGAGCACCACCTCCATGCCGAGCACGTAGTCGCTGGTCACGCCGTACTTCACGCAGCAGAGGCCGCCCGCGTTGGTGGCCGCGTTGCCGCCGATCGAGCAGATCTCGAACGACGACGGGTCCGGCGGGTACCACAGCCCGTGCTCCGCGACGGCCCGCTTGACCTCGGCGTTCAGCAGCCCGGGCTGCACCACCGCGGTGCGCGTCACCGGATCGACGCTGATCGCGCGCATCCGCTCGGTGCAGAGCACGATGCCACCCGCCACCGCGGTCGCGCCGCCGGAGAGCCCGGAGCCCGCCCCGCGCGGCACCACCGGAACGCCGTGCGCGTGCGCCCAGCGCAGCGTGGCCGCGACGTCCGCGGTGGCGGTGGCGCGGACGACGGCGAGCGGGGTGCCCGCGCCGGGATCCTTCGCCCAGTCGTGGCGGTACCCGGCCAGCACGTCCGGGTCGGTGACGACGGCGCCCGCGGGGAGCGTGGCGATCAAGTCCTGTAGCTGCACTCTTGCCACGCTAGCTGGCCGAAACACGGATTTCACCGGCGTTCGCTTGGTGGCGGGCCGGGTGCGGGGCCACAATCATCCGACAGGGGTCGCGGAGTTCGAAAACCGCGAGGGTCGGGTGTCATTCAGCGCGCAGGAGGGATTTCAGCATGACCGCTACACCGGACTACCGCGAACTCGTCACCGCGGTGATCGGCCCCGAGGTGGCCGAGGCAGGGCTGGACGACGAGACCGTGCGCCGGATCGAGGCGGGCGAGATCGACGACTGGCTGGCCGCGCTGGCGAGCTCGGGGCTCTTCGACAAGCCGACGCTGGCCGGCATCGGGGCGCAGTGGCGGCGCGATCCGCGGCTGCTGGCCGAGCTGCTGCTGGAGCACGCCGACGACCTCACCAGGCGCAGGCTGGCCGCGCTGCGCCCGGCGGGCGGCGGCCGCAGCAGCCGGATCGGCTGACGCCGGGTTCGCCCGCCGCTCACCCGGCCGTCACCTGCCGGTGGCATCCTGCGGGCGTGGGCGAACCGGCGGACCTCCGCGACGAAGCAACGGCACCCGAATCGTCGCTGGACGGCATCGCGGACCGCTTCGGCCGCTGGTGCGAGCGGGTGGTCGCGCTGCTCCCGCTCGGCCTGGACCGGCTGATCCCGCCGACCTTCCTCGGCTTCGCGCTGATCAATACCGGCACCTTCGGCGTCGACCTGCTGCTGCTGACGATCATGTACGGCGGCCTCGGGCTGCCGATCTGGTTCGCGGTGAGCGCCGCCTACGCCTGCGCCTTCGGGCTGGCCTTCGTGCTGAACCGGAGCTTCAACTTCCACTCGCACGCGCCGGTGGCCGGGCAGGCGGCGGTGTACACGGTGGTCGTGGTGGTCAACTACGCGGCCTTCATCCTCGGGGTCGGCGGCGGGCTCGTCGCGCTCGGCGTCGACTACCACCTGTCCCGGATCCTGGCGGGCGGCTGCGAGGCCGTCTACATGTACAGCGCGATGCGCTGGGTCGTCTTCCGGCGGCGCTGACGCTCAGTTCAGCAGCTCGGGCCGGCCGCCGTCGACGATCACCGCGTCGTCGTCGGTGAGGGCCCAATGCGGCTTGCCTTCGGCGCGGAAGCGCGCGGCGAGCCGGGTGCAGCTGCCGTCCGGGTCGGTGGGGGAGTCGATGTGCGGCACGATCGGGCGGTCGATCAGCCCGAGCCCGTCCCAGCGAGGTTCGGCGCCGGTGGCCGGACGCACCTCGGCCGGGTCGTCGGCCTCCTCGATGCCGTGCAGGTCCGGGCTCAGCAGGCAGGCGCCCGCGCTGTACCCGGCGTAGACGAGGGCATCGTCGGCGAGCAGCGCGGGCAGCACGGCGTCCGCGCCGCTGCGGGCGAACTGGGCGCGCAGCACGAAGGTGTTGCCGCCGCGCACCCAGAGCAGCGGGAACCCGGCGAGGGTGGCGCGCAGCTTCTCCGGCGCGCCCGCGTACTCGCGCAGGTCGACCACCTCGGGGCGGAAGCCGAGGCGCCGCAGCGGCACCTCGTCGCTGGTCACCGCGGAGTGCCAGGCGGCTGGCCAGGCGTCGCAGGCATTCGGGATCAGCCCGACCCGGCCCGGGGTGCCGACCAGCTCGAGCAGCCGGTCGGCGTGCGCGCCGAAGCGGTAGCTCGCCAGGAAGAGCCGCATCAGATGGTGAAGGCGAGCGAGCGCACGAGCCGCTTGCCGAGCTCGGTGTCGCCGCGCAGCGCGATCTCGCCCTCGTGCGCGGTGGCCGGGGTGCGGCCGCCGCCGAGCCGGGTGAAGAGCCCGGAGTCGAGGGCGATCGCGGCGTCCGGCGGGCCGTCGAGCGCGTCCACGAAACCGGCTCTGCCCGTGACCGCGACCCGCAGCGTGCGGGCGAGCGCGCCGCTCAGCTCGATCTCGATCCGCGCGCCGTCCGGCGCCTGCCCGCGCTTGACCAGCACCCGGGGGATCGAGCCGAGGAACTCCTGGAACGCCACCTCGCCGCGGCAGCCGCCCTCGGCCACGGTGACGCCGAGCGCGTCCGCGATGTCGATCTCGTGCATCCAGCAGTCGAAGAGCCGCACCCGCATGAAGCGGCCGTAGCTCACCTCGCCGATCGGCGAGGGGGTCATCGCGGCCCACGCCTCGGCGTCCAGCGCGCGCAGCGCGGCGGTGCGGCGCTCGGTCACCGAGGTGTAGAGCTCGAACAGCCCGGCGGGCGGCAGCGGGCGCAGCCGGTCCACCCAGATCTCGTTCAGCACGCCGGTCTCGTTGCGCACGTGCGGCAGCTCGCGCACGTCGACCTTGGGGCGCAGCGGGTCGGCGGCGGGCGGGCGCTCGCCGAGCAGCCAGGACTCGGTGCCGATCACGTGCGCCAGCACGTCGAAGACGGTCCAGCCGGGCAGCGCCGTCGGGGTGCGCCAGCCGGGCTCGTCCAGGTCGGCGACGAGGCGGCCGAGCGCCTGCCACTGCTCTGCCAACAGGTCGATCAGCTCGGCCTGCTCGGGTTCGCTCACCGGTGTGCTCCCTCGTGGTCGGTGTCGGTCATCGCGCGTCGAGCGCGGCCAGGCCGGCGCGGATCGCGGCGGCGGTGGATTCGGCGTCGTGCGGCCGCCGCAGCAGCAGCCCGGCGGCGAAGCGGGCCCTGTCGCCGGAGCGGCGCGGGATCACGTGCAGGTGCACGTGCCCGACGGTCTGGAAGGCGGCCTTGCCGTCGTTCAGCACCAGGTTCGCGCCGTCCGCGGCGAGCCCGCCGCGGCGGGCCGCGCGGGCCAGCCGGTGCCCGGTGCGGAAGACGGCGGCGCCGAGCTCGGGCTCCAGCTCGTCGAGCTCGGTGGCGTGGCTCCTCGGGATCACGAGCGTGTGCCCGCGGGCGATCGGTCGGATGTCGAGGAACGCCAGCACGTCCGCGTCCTCGTGGACGACGGTCGCGGGGGCGGTTCCGGCCACGATGGCGCAGAAGACGCAGTCGGTCACACCGAGCGACCTTACGGCGTACGAGCCGCGGGCGACACCCGCCATATGACACGCGTCACTCGTGTCGGAACCCCGTGTCGTGGCCGCATTCGCCGGGGGCGGGGGTACAGCGTGCCCGGCTGCCCGTTCCCGTCCGGTTTCACCTGCGGCGACGGCGGGAGGCGGCGCTCGGCGAATCCGGCGAAGCCGCGGGCACCGGGAAGACGCTGCGGAAATGCAAATTTGCGAAACCGGCGAAACAACAGTTGCGAACTTCGCCACGTGATCGGCATCTCAGCTACGCTCACCGCGGTCCGGATACAGTTGCGAGGATTCGACCTAGCTTACTCGCCAGTAACTTAGGGATCGCTGCCAGCACGAGAAGGAAACTGACAAGTGGAGACAACGCAGAGCGCAGGCGACCCGTCGCCGCGCGGCGCGCGTGTCGGGGTCGTACGCGAGTCCGGCACGGGCGAGCGGCGGGTGGCCCTGGTGCCCAAGATCGTTCCGAGTCTGCTCGCGAAGGGCGTCGATGTCGTGGTGGAGGCGGGCGCCGGAGCGGGCGCGCTGATTCCCGACGCCGCCTACGTGGAGGCGGGCGCGACCGTCGGCGACCCCTGGTCCGCCGATGTGGTGGTGAAGGTGGCCCCGCCCACCGACGCCGAGGTCGGCAAGCTGACCAGCGGGCAGACGCTGATCGGGTTCCTCGCCCCGCGCAACGCCGAGAACCAGATCGGCGCGCTGAAAACGGCGGGCGTGCAGGCGTTCGCCGTGGAGGCCATCCCGCGGATCTCGCGCGCGCAGGTCATGGATGCCCTTTCCTCGCAGGCGAACGTCGCCGGGTACAAGGCCGTCCTGCTGGCCGCCTCGGAGTCGACCCGCTTCTTCCCCATGCTGACCACCGCGGCGGGCACCGTGAAGCCGGCCACCGTGCTGGTACTCGGGGTCGGCGTCGCCGGGCTGCAGGCGCTGGCGACGGCGAAGCGGCTCGGCGGCCGGACCACCGGCTACGACGTGCGGCCCGAGGTGGCCGACCAGGTCCGCTCGGTGGGCGCGCAGTGGCTCGACCTCGGCATCGACGCGGCCGGTGAGGGCGGGTACGCCCGCGAGCTCACCGACGAGGAGAAGGCGAAGCAGCAGCAGGCGCTGGAGGATGCCATCAAGGGCTTCGACGTGGTGATCACCACCGCGCTCGTCCCCGGCCGCCCCGCGCCGCGACTGGTGACCGCCGCCGCGGTGGAGGGCATGAAGCCGGGCAGCGTGATCATCGACCTGGCCGGCGAGACCGGCGGCAACTGCGAGCTGACCGAGCCGGGGCAGACCGTGGTCAAGCACGACGTCACCATCGCCTCGCCGCTGAACCTGCCCGCCACCATGCCCGAGCACGCCAGCGAGCTGTACTCCAAGAACATCTTCGCGCTGCTCGACCTGATGCTGGCGGACGGCAAGCTCGCGCCCGACTTCGGCGATCAGGTCCTCGCCGATTCCTGCGTCACCCGTGAGGCGGTCTGATGTACACCGAACTGCTCGCGAACATCGCGATCCTCGTGCTCTCCGGGTTCGTCGGGTTCGCCGTCATCTCCAAGGTCCCGAACACCCTGCACACCCCGCTGATGTCGGGCACCAACGCCATCCACGGCATCGTCGTGCTCGGCGCCCTGGTGACGCTCGGCAAGGTGCAGGACCCCTCGATCGGCATCCAGATCATCCTGTTCGTCGCCGTGGTCTTCGGCACGCTGAACGTCATCGGCGGCTTCGTGGTGACCGACCGCATGCTCGGCATGTTCAAGGGCAAGAAGCCCGCCCCGAAGGCTGGTGAGTGAGTCCGATGGACAACTTGGTCAATATCCTCTACATCATCTCGTTCGCGCTCTTCATCTACGGCCTGATGGGGCTGACCGGCCCGAAGACGGCGGTGCGCGGCAACTGGATCGCGGCCTTCGGCATGGGGCTCGCGGTGGTCGCGACGCTCATCGCGGTGCGCGACACCGGCAACTGGATCCTGATCGTCGGCGGCCTCGTGGTCGGCGTCGTGCTCGGCGTCCCGCCGGCGAAGTACACCAAGATGACGGCGATGCCGCAGCTGGTCGCGGCGTTCAACGGCGTCGGCGGCGGCACGGTCGCGCTGATCGCGTGGGCCGAGTTCCTGGACACCACCGGGTTCTCGAACTTCAAGCACGGCGAGTCCCCGACCGTCCACATCATCGTCGGCTCGCTCTTCGCGGCGATCATCGGCTCGATCTCGTTCTGGGGCTCGCTCATCGCCTTCGGCAAGCTGCAGGAGATCCTGCCCGGCAAGCCGATCGGCCTCGGGCGGTTGCAGCAGCCGCTGAACCTGCTGCTGCTCATCGCCGCGGTCGCGGCCGCGGTGGTCATCGGGCTCGGCGCGAGCGACGGCGGCGCCGAGTGGTGGTGGATGGTGCTGCTGCTGGTCGCGGCGGGCATCCTCGGCCTCATGGTGGTGCTGCCGATCGGCGGCGCGGACATGCCGGTCGTGATCTCGCTGCTCAACGCGCTGACCGGGCTCTCCGCCGCGGCGGCCGGGCTGGCGCTGAACAACACCGCCATGATCGTGGCGGGCATGATCGTCGGCGCCTCGGGCACGATCCTGACCAACCTGATGGCCAAGGCGATGAACCGCTCGATCCCGGCGATCGTCGCGGGCGGCTTCGGCGGCGGCGGTGCTGCGCCGGGCGCGAGCGGAGACGGCGAGGCGAAGACGGCCAAGGCGACCAGCGCGGCGGATGCCGCGATTCAGATGGCCTACGCCAACCAGGTCATCGTGGTCCCCGGCTACGGCATGGCCGTGGCCCAGGCGCAGCACGCGGTCAAGGAGATGGCGGCGCTGCTCGAGGCCAAGGGCGTCGAGGTCAAGTACGCCATCCATCCGGTGGCCGGCCGCATGCCGGGACACATGAACGTGCTGCTGGCCGAGGCCGAGGTCTCCTACGACGCCATGAAGGAGATGGACGACGTCAACGGCGAGTTCAACCGGACCGACGTCGCCCTGGTGATCGGCGCGAACGACGTCACCAACCCGGCCGCCCGCGAGGACACCAGCAGCCCGATCTACGGCATGCCGGTGCTCAACGTCGACCAGGCCAGGAGCGTCATCGTGCTCAAGCGCTCGATGAACTCCGGCTTCGCGGGCATCGACAACCCGCTGTTCTACGCCGACCACACCTCCATGCTGTTCGGCGACGCCAAGAAGTCCGTCGGTGCGGTCACCGAGGAGCTCAAGGCGCTGTAGCCACGGTCCCGCCGAACGCCCCCGCTCAGGACCGAGCGGGGGCGTTCGGCGCGTCGGGGGCGACCACCCCGGCGAACCAGGAGCAGACCAGCACCAGTACCAGCGGCACCGCGAGCGCGGTGCCGAGCGGGACCAGCTCGGTGAGCCAGCCGATGATCGCGGGCCCGGCCAGCAGCCCGACGTAGCCGATGGCGAAGACCCGGGACATGTCGGTACCCGCCGACCCGCCGGAGCCGAGGTTGCCCGCGGCGGTGAAGATCTGCGGCACCCCGCCGGAGAGCCCGATTCCGCACAGCGCCCAGCCGAGCAGGGTGGCGGGCAGCCAGCCGGAGCCGACCACGAGCGCCAGCCCGAGCCCGGCCGTGACGCAGCCCCAGCGCACCACGAAGACCGGGCCGAAGCGCCCGCTCACCCGGTCCGCCACCAGCCTGCCCGCGGTCATGGTGGCGGAGAAGGCGGCGAAGGCGAGGGCCGCGGTTGACTCGGTGGTGCCGAGGTGGTCGCGGACCTGCAGCGCGCTCCAGTCGGCGGCCGCGCCCTCGGTGAGCAGCAGCACGAAGGCGATGGCGGCCAGCGCGAGAACCCGAAGCCCGCGGGCGCTGCGCGGTTTCGGCGCCGCGGCGGCCGCCGCCGGCTCCGGCTCGGGCAGCTCGCGCAGCAGCCGCGGGACCAGTGCGGCGGTGAGCAGCAGGCCGGTGGCGGCGGCCAGCACCAGGGTGAGCCGCAGGTCGAGCCCCGCGCGCTGGGTCGCGGCGCCGATCAGCGCGCCGAGGAAGCCGCCGCCGGAGAAGAGCGCGTGGAAGGCGGACATGATCGGCCTGCCGTAGGCCCGCTCGACATGCACCGCCTGGGTGTTCATCGAGACGTCGAGCGCGCCGTTGCCGAAGCCGAACAGGGCGAGCGCGAGCGCGAGGGTGAGCGGGCCGGTGGCGAAGCCGGGGCCGAGCACGCCGAGCGAGACCAGCACCGCGGCGGCCGCGACCAGCGCCCGGCTGCCGAACCGGTCGGCCAGCGGCCCGGTGATCCGCATGCCGACGATGCCCGCCCCGGCCAGCAGCAGGATGAAGGTGCCGAGCTGGGCGGGGGCCACCCCGGTGCGATCGGTGATCGCCGGGATGTGCACCACCCAGAGCGAGAGCAGCAGGCCGTTGAGCGCGAAGACGGTGAACACCGCGGCCCGCGCGGCGCGCACCGGGGGCGCCGGTGTCGTCGAGAGCATCGTCCCGACGGTACCGAAGCCGGGCGGGGCCGGAAAACCCTTTCCCGCAGCGCCGTTCCGTGCCGCGATCGTGCTCGACCGCGCGGCCGGGCGCCGTCTACCCTCGAACGGTGGACGCACTCGCCAGCCTGCTCGAGGGTCCCCGCGCCCGCGGCGCCTTCCTGATGTGCTCGCTGCTCGACCCGCCGTGGTCGCTGCGGATCCAGGACGAGGCGCCGCTCACCGTCGTCGTGATGGTGCGCGGGCACGCCTGGTTTCTCACCGACGACGGCGAGCGGCGCCGCCTCGGCACCGGCGACGTCGCGATCGTGCGCGGCCCCGATCCCTACACCGTCGCCGACGACCCGGCCACCCCGCCGCAGATCGTCATCCACCCGGGTCAGGTCACTAAAACGCCGGAGGGCGAGATCCTCTGCGAGACCCTGAGCCTCGGCGTCAGGCAGTGGGGCACCGACCCGCACGGCGCCACCGTCATGGTCACCGGCACCTACGAGTCGGTCGGCGCGGCCAGCCGCAGGCTGCTGCGCGCGCTGCCGCCGACCGTCGTGCTCGGCTCCGGCGAGGTGGACGGCAGACTGCTCGCGCTGCTGGTGGACGAGGTCACCGAGGACCGCCCGGCCCAGGGCGCGGTGCTCGATCGAGTGCTCGACCTTGTCCTGATCGCCGCGCTGCGCGCCTGGTTCGCCAGGGCAGAGGCGCCCGCCTGGTACCACGCCTACAGCGACCCGCTGGTCGGCAAGGCACTGCGGCTGCTGCAGCACAACCCCGCGCACGGCTGGACGGTGGCCGGCCTGGCCGAGGCCGTC is a window encoding:
- a CDS encoding AraC family transcriptional regulator, coding for MDALASLLEGPRARGAFLMCSLLDPPWSLRIQDEAPLTVVVMVRGHAWFLTDDGERRRLGTGDVAIVRGPDPYTVADDPATPPQIVIHPGQVTKTPEGEILCETLSLGVRQWGTDPHGATVMVTGTYESVGAASRRLLRALPPTVVLGSGEVDGRLLALLVDEVTEDRPAQGAVLDRVLDLVLIAALRAWFARAEAPAWYHAYSDPLVGKALRLLQHNPAHGWTVAGLAEAVGASRAALARRFTELVGEPPMAFLTEWRLALAADLLQESDATIEAIARQVGYGSAFALSTAFKRHYGVSPRDHRQGAAPAELSSAG
- a CDS encoding MFS transporter — translated: MLSTTPAPPVRAARAAVFTVFALNGLLLSLWVVHIPAITDRTGVAPAQLGTFILLLAGAGIVGMRITGPLADRFGSRALVAAAAVLVSLGVLGPGFATGPLTLALALALFGFGNGALDVSMNTQAVHVERAYGRPIMSAFHALFSGGGFLGALIGAATQRAGLDLRLTLVLAAATGLLLTAALVPRLLRELPEPEPAAAAAAPKPRSARGLRVLALAAIAFVLLLTEGAAADWSALQVRDHLGTTESTAALAFAAFSATMTAGRLVADRVSGRFGPVFVVRWGCVTAGLGLALVVGSGWLPATLLGWALCGIGLSGGVPQIFTAAGNLGSGGSAGTDMSRVFAIGYVGLLAGPAIIGWLTELVPLGTALAVPLVLVLVCSWFAGVVAPDAPNAPARS
- a CDS encoding NAD(P)(+) transhydrogenase (Re/Si-specific) subunit beta, which gives rise to MDNLVNILYIISFALFIYGLMGLTGPKTAVRGNWIAAFGMGLAVVATLIAVRDTGNWILIVGGLVVGVVLGVPPAKYTKMTAMPQLVAAFNGVGGGTVALIAWAEFLDTTGFSNFKHGESPTVHIIVGSLFAAIIGSISFWGSLIAFGKLQEILPGKPIGLGRLQQPLNLLLLIAAVAAAVVIGLGASDGGAEWWWMVLLLVAAGILGLMVVLPIGGADMPVVISLLNALTGLSAAAAGLALNNTAMIVAGMIVGASGTILTNLMAKAMNRSIPAIVAGGFGGGGAAPGASGDGEAKTAKATSAADAAIQMAYANQVIVVPGYGMAVAQAQHAVKEMAALLEAKGVEVKYAIHPVAGRMPGHMNVLLAEAEVSYDAMKEMDDVNGEFNRTDVALVIGANDVTNPAAREDTSSPIYGMPVLNVDQARSVIVLKRSMNSGFAGIDNPLFYADHTSMLFGDAKKSVGAVTEELKAL